In one Chitinispirillales bacterium ANBcel5 genomic region, the following are encoded:
- a CDS encoding response regulator, producing the protein MSNDSKQILITDDEETICDVLSQFLQGKGYAVYTACSAQEAIETIQSKQIDLMVTDIQMPGMSGVDLLKWINCSGIKIPVLMTTGYPSIESAIEGLKLGAFDYLTKPFHLEEIGEKVRRAFLNREIEEENLLFSKLVSLHEITKVLATTLDLDELNRKFIDYSIKITKGDGGVLLLQNAASKLSVSAMGGTIFERAFWLSSAFKCASKWVMEREEPLVMEAGKEVGLGLYPVPPQLRSYIVFPLKTPTRIIGVLILIRFKDRLPFSNLDLEILNVLTSQASISIENAKLYQSSRNNYLKTIKAFALAVEAKDKYTHGHSENVMKYTVILARHLGLSESAIELVKYAGLLHDIGKIGISELIINKPGRLTLEEFEQIKRHPELGARILSDVPSLKELVPFVLHHHEFYCGGGYPSGLKGDQIPFGARILSVADAFEAMTSDRPYRKSLSKEVAFGILLKERGRQFDPVVVDAFLEII; encoded by the coding sequence ATGAGCAACGACTCAAAGCAGATATTGATAACTGATGACGAAGAGACGATTTGTGACGTGCTTTCGCAGTTTCTTCAAGGCAAAGGATACGCTGTATATACTGCCTGCTCTGCACAGGAAGCGATTGAGACGATTCAGTCAAAGCAGATAGATTTAATGGTTACCGATATTCAGATGCCGGGGATGTCTGGAGTCGATCTTCTTAAATGGATTAACTGTTCTGGAATCAAAATTCCGGTACTGATGACAACGGGCTATCCAAGTATCGAATCTGCTATCGAGGGTTTAAAACTCGGTGCTTTTGATTATCTTACCAAACCATTTCATCTTGAAGAGATAGGTGAAAAAGTAAGAAGGGCATTTTTAAACAGGGAGATAGAGGAGGAGAATCTTCTGTTCTCCAAACTCGTTTCTCTTCATGAAATTACCAAAGTGCTTGCAACTACTTTGGATCTTGATGAGCTTAACAGAAAATTTATCGATTATTCCATAAAAATTACCAAAGGGGATGGTGGTGTATTACTGCTGCAGAATGCAGCATCAAAACTAAGTGTTTCCGCCATGGGCGGCACCATTTTTGAACGAGCCTTTTGGCTTAGCTCTGCTTTTAAGTGTGCTTCGAAGTGGGTTATGGAACGAGAGGAGCCCCTTGTTATGGAAGCGGGTAAGGAGGTAGGTTTGGGATTATATCCTGTGCCACCCCAACTTCGCTCCTATATCGTTTTTCCTTTAAAAACACCGACTCGTATTATCGGCGTACTGATACTTATCCGTTTTAAAGATCGCTTACCATTTTCAAATCTTGATCTTGAAATACTTAATGTACTTACATCACAGGCAAGTATATCCATTGAGAACGCAAAGCTTTACCAAAGCAGCAGAAACAACTACCTTAAAACGATTAAAGCATTTGCACTGGCCGTTGAGGCAAAGGATAAGTACACACATGGTCATTCTGAAAATGTGATGAAATACACTGTTATTCTTGCACGACACCTGGGGTTGTCAGAATCTGCCATTGAGCTTGTGAAATATGCCGGTCTGCTCCATGATATAGGAAAAATCGGTATAAGTGAGTTAATAATAAACAAACCCGGACGTCTTACACTGGAGGAGTTTGAGCAGATAAAGAGACATCCGGAGCTTGGCGCAAGAATACTCAGTGACGTACCTTCCTTAAAGGAGCTTGTGCCTTTTGTGCTTCATCATCATGAATTTTACTGCGGAGGCGGCTACCCTTCTGGACTTAAAGGAGATCAAATACCTTTTGGTGCCAGAATTTTAAGTGTTGCAGATGCTTTTGAAGCGATGACTTCTGACCGGCCCTATAGAAAATCGCTTTCAAAAGAAGTGGCATTTGGTATATTGCTTAAGGAAAGGGGCAGGCAGTTTGACCCTGTTGTGGTGGATGCGTTTCTTGAAATAATTTAG
- the gatC gene encoding Asp-tRNA(Asn)/Glu-tRNA(Gln) amidotransferase subunit GatC yields the protein MIDKEKVLYVAKLARLKLSDHEVENFTAQLGSIVRYIDQLDQIDTSQIEPTCFVEPTHDPLRDDVEIPSLSNESVLANGPKVKKGHFAIPKVIGG from the coding sequence ATGATTGATAAAGAAAAAGTACTGTATGTGGCAAAATTAGCTCGTCTAAAGCTCTCGGATCACGAGGTGGAAAATTTCACCGCGCAACTTGGTTCTATTGTGCGATACATTGATCAACTCGATCAAATCGATACATCCCAAATAGAGCCTACCTGCTTTGTGGAACCAACCCATGATCCTTTAAGGGATGATGTGGAAATTCCATCCTTAAGTAATGAATCTGTATTGGCTAATGGCCCAAAGGTTAAAAAGGGGCATTTTGCTATTCCTAAAGTTATTGGTGGGTAA
- the kdsB gene encoding 3-deoxy-manno-octulosonate cytidylyltransferase — MNKKIICVIPARYGSSRLSGKPLQEIMGLPLVMWAYKNAQKAGVFTEIVVATDDYRIVEAVDKHGGVAVMTSKDHTRGTDRVNEAIGGSDCSYVVNLQGDEPNIPLEVMRMFCAELQKIDDNSLLTVLSNAKITEVETPHVVKAVLNLKGEALYFSRSLIPYGMGSGEESFYKHHGIYGFTKFGLKHFCSLPEGVLEKRESLEQLRALEHGMKIKCVIHDFKSFGIDTPEDLKRFREYQKNKNG, encoded by the coding sequence ATGAATAAAAAAATTATCTGTGTGATTCCTGCCCGTTACGGTTCAAGCCGACTTTCAGGAAAACCACTCCAGGAAATTATGGGTTTACCTCTTGTTATGTGGGCATACAAAAATGCGCAGAAAGCAGGGGTGTTTACAGAAATCGTAGTGGCGACAGATGATTATCGGATTGTTGAGGCTGTTGATAAACATGGTGGTGTTGCTGTCATGACATCAAAAGATCATACCCGTGGTACAGATCGGGTTAATGAAGCGATTGGTGGCAGTGACTGCTCTTATGTTGTTAATCTTCAAGGAGATGAGCCCAATATACCACTTGAAGTGATGAGAATGTTTTGTGCAGAGTTGCAAAAAATTGATGATAACAGCTTGCTAACTGTTCTCTCCAATGCTAAAATAACAGAGGTAGAAACGCCCCATGTGGTGAAAGCGGTATTAAATCTCAAGGGAGAAGCGCTCTACTTTTCACGATCTTTAATTCCTTATGGTATGGGCTCTGGTGAAGAGAGCTTTTACAAACATCATGGAATATATGGGTTTACAAAGTTTGGGCTTAAGCACTTTTGTTCACTCCCAGAAGGTGTGCTTGAAAAAAGGGAGAGTTTGGAGCAACTTCGGGCTCTTGAGCATGGGATGAAAATCAAATGTGTGATACATGATTTTAAATCTTTTGGTATCGATACACCTGAGGATCTCAAACGTTTCCGGGAATATCAGAAAAACAAAAACGGATAG
- the pilM gene encoding pilus assembly protein PilM, translating to MTGYSFKEWNTSEIMKSQLSISGLDFQNDYISISQFSSQSQAIEQVAILPLDHSEKEQYWDCVCGELKNVRKKFQFPGKNVICSLPADNAIIKKVGIDWEEEDVEDVFKWELAQQIISGIDDYAFDYNSLQNQGAKNFLIAAMRKTALERLSGAVKTIKLNPAIIDIDLFALVNVFEANYPEELTQPKVLIHGESDITKIILTISGSFIDYSILVHNIEAMEPAQYAKRLYEESVRILSQNKFDDFIATAKLFLSGSLFSEQSYRSSVLQSLRGSELLDPFRKIDCGLELEQEMLKNYAAQLAVSVGLALRGNQDIL from the coding sequence ATGACTGGGTACAGTTTTAAAGAATGGAATACCTCAGAAATTATGAAATCACAGCTCAGTATCAGTGGTCTCGATTTCCAGAATGACTATATAAGCATCTCCCAATTCTCTTCCCAGAGTCAGGCTATAGAGCAGGTAGCGATTTTGCCTCTTGATCATTCTGAGAAGGAGCAGTATTGGGACTGTGTGTGTGGAGAGCTTAAAAACGTACGGAAAAAGTTCCAGTTCCCGGGAAAAAACGTCATTTGTTCACTTCCTGCCGATAATGCCATTATAAAGAAGGTTGGTATCGATTGGGAGGAAGAGGATGTAGAAGATGTCTTTAAGTGGGAATTAGCTCAGCAGATTATCTCGGGAATAGATGACTACGCTTTTGACTATAACTCGCTTCAGAATCAGGGTGCAAAAAACTTTTTGATTGCAGCCATGAGAAAAACTGCTCTGGAGCGTCTTTCTGGTGCCGTTAAAACTATAAAGCTCAACCCCGCTATTATCGATATAGATTTGTTTGCACTGGTTAATGTTTTTGAGGCCAATTATCCGGAAGAACTCACTCAGCCAAAAGTTCTGATTCATGGGGAATCGGATATAACCAAAATCATTTTAACCATTTCGGGCTCATTTATAGATTATTCGATACTTGTGCACAATATTGAAGCGATGGAACCCGCTCAATATGCTAAAAGGTTATATGAAGAATCAGTTAGAATTTTAAGTCAGAATAAATTCGATGATTTCATTGCAACAGCAAAATTGTTCCTTTCGGGGTCACTTTTTTCAGAACAGAGTTACCGATCTTCTGTTCTGCAGTCGCTTAGAGGTTCTGAGCTTCTTGATCCTTTTCGCAAAATTGACTGTGGTTTGGAATTAGAGCAGGAGATGTTAAAGAACTATGCTGCACAGCTTGCCGTTTCGGTAGGCCTGGCACTGCGTGGAAACCAAGATATACTATGA
- a CDS encoding helix-hairpin-helix domain-containing protein has product MKGRRVVLILMWITAILLLIYAGAPESSASGIEQIDSTGTVVSFDSTLKGNEVGLLYVSEPQKVELECIDINSASTDQLITLPGIGPVLAQRIIDYRDGTGDFKEKEELIKVKGIGPVRLEQIAEKLCP; this is encoded by the coding sequence ATGAAAGGCAGAAGAGTTGTTCTTATTCTCATGTGGATCACTGCAATACTGCTTCTGATCTATGCCGGCGCGCCTGAGAGCAGCGCTTCAGGAATCGAACAGATCGATTCTACCGGAACTGTGGTATCTTTTGATTCCACACTAAAAGGAAACGAAGTAGGGCTGCTTTATGTCTCTGAGCCTCAAAAGGTAGAGCTGGAGTGCATAGATATAAACAGCGCAAGCACCGATCAACTCATTACACTGCCTGGAATCGGACCTGTACTGGCTCAGCGAATTATCGATTACAGAGATGGTACAGGTGATTTCAAAGAGAAAGAAGAGCTGATTAAAGTTAAAGGTATTGGTCCTGTGCGGCTTGAGCAGATTGCTGAAAAGTTGTGTCCATGA
- a CDS encoding exodeoxyribonuclease V subunit gamma, producing the protein MMNKTTSVLDTMVLNKVQREAVEYIEGPELVFAGAGTGKTRVLTAKIAYLISLGVSAGNLFAATFTNKAAREMRQRIESILGVPAQGLWIGTFHSLCARILRREAAAINYTSSFTIYDSSDQLSIVKKLLKEFDIDDRTMPPKYLLSIISNYKSSCISPTELENRAQGFRDRETAKLYRAYQRTLSSNQAMDFDDLIANTVYLFRENESVLKKYQNLFNYVLVDEYQDTNTAQFKLVYLLSRAHKKIFAVGDDDQSIYGWRGAQIDNILSFENHFPLTRIFKLEQNYRSTKSILDFANAAISPNVNRSVKNLWTDRSIGETVAVNRYRDDRQEADSVAEKTKLLLDKMKGTDIAVLFRTNAQSRVFEEAFRKKRIAYVLVGGTSFYERAEIKDCLAYLKLLVNPRDNASFERILNVPARGLGDKARKGLIDLATKHKKRLLETVLHCDCSSVGTRAQKGLTQLKELFELLLDLNNSGEKPHELLNQVLQLSGYMDMLTQQESEEAMGRMENINELLNAMAYWSTENPQSPLSAFLEEVTLASDVDVWNPEDNSVNFLTMHSAKGLEFRHVFLVGLEDGIIPSRQNLDDDEKIEEERRLFYVGSTRAMEQLDCSYVDQRRRFGEILPSEPTRFFNDIAKELFSFSDNTSNFSAMFGSKRLFSGVQPASKLPASKPRTAFQKAQDTVRKAKPQYDEFSQETVEFRMGQTVVHKSYGRGKILGISGFGEDLKLTVLFNDGSRRKLMAKFANFQ; encoded by the coding sequence ATGATGAATAAAACGACTTCTGTTCTGGACACAATGGTTCTTAACAAAGTTCAGAGAGAAGCAGTTGAATATATCGAAGGACCAGAGCTGGTATTTGCTGGGGCCGGTACAGGTAAAACAAGAGTACTTACGGCGAAAATCGCCTACCTTATCTCACTTGGAGTCTCTGCAGGAAATTTGTTTGCTGCTACATTTACCAACAAAGCAGCACGGGAAATGCGCCAACGGATTGAAAGCATACTCGGAGTTCCGGCTCAGGGACTATGGATAGGTACATTCCATTCCCTCTGTGCAAGAATATTGCGGCGTGAAGCTGCTGCTATAAACTATACCAGCAGCTTTACAATTTACGATTCTTCCGATCAATTATCAATAGTTAAAAAACTACTTAAAGAGTTCGATATTGATGACAGAACTATGCCGCCCAAATATCTTCTATCCATAATATCTAACTACAAATCTTCCTGTATCTCTCCCACTGAACTTGAAAACAGAGCGCAGGGGTTTAGGGATAGAGAAACCGCTAAACTCTACCGAGCATATCAACGTACACTTTCCTCAAACCAGGCCATGGATTTTGATGACCTGATTGCAAATACAGTCTATCTGTTTCGTGAAAATGAAAGCGTACTTAAAAAATATCAAAATCTTTTTAATTATGTTTTGGTAGATGAGTATCAGGATACTAATACCGCACAGTTTAAACTGGTGTATCTGCTTTCCAGGGCACATAAAAAGATATTTGCTGTAGGAGATGATGATCAAAGTATCTATGGCTGGCGCGGGGCACAGATTGATAATATTTTATCTTTCGAAAACCACTTCCCGCTGACCAGGATTTTTAAACTTGAACAAAACTACCGGTCTACAAAATCGATTCTCGATTTTGCCAATGCTGCTATTTCGCCTAATGTGAACCGTTCTGTTAAAAACTTATGGACAGACAGAAGCATCGGTGAAACGGTTGCAGTAAACCGATATCGGGATGATCGGCAAGAGGCAGATTCGGTAGCTGAAAAAACGAAACTGTTACTTGATAAAATGAAAGGTACCGATATTGCAGTGCTTTTTCGTACCAATGCTCAGTCAAGAGTTTTTGAAGAAGCATTCAGAAAAAAACGGATAGCTTATGTGCTTGTAGGTGGTACCAGTTTCTATGAAAGAGCAGAGATAAAAGACTGTCTTGCATATTTAAAATTACTCGTAAATCCAAGGGATAACGCAAGCTTTGAGAGAATTCTTAACGTACCAGCCAGAGGGTTAGGGGATAAGGCCAGAAAAGGGCTCATTGATCTTGCAACTAAACATAAAAAAAGACTTCTTGAAACAGTGTTGCATTGTGACTGCTCTTCGGTAGGGACCCGGGCTCAAAAAGGACTTACTCAGCTAAAAGAGCTATTTGAACTGCTTTTAGATTTAAATAATTCAGGGGAAAAGCCACATGAACTGCTAAATCAGGTACTTCAGTTGTCCGGTTATATGGACATGCTTACGCAGCAGGAATCAGAAGAGGCTATGGGCAGGATGGAAAATATAAATGAGCTTTTAAATGCTATGGCGTATTGGTCCACAGAAAACCCTCAAAGCCCACTTTCTGCATTTCTTGAAGAGGTGACACTTGCATCTGATGTCGACGTGTGGAATCCTGAAGACAACTCTGTAAACTTTCTGACCATGCATAGTGCTAAGGGGCTTGAATTCAGGCATGTTTTCCTGGTGGGGCTTGAAGATGGGATCATTCCCTCAAGACAAAATCTTGACGATGATGAAAAAATCGAGGAAGAAAGACGACTCTTTTACGTAGGCTCCACACGGGCAATGGAGCAGCTGGATTGTTCCTATGTTGATCAAAGGCGCAGATTTGGGGAAATATTGCCCAGTGAACCAACACGCTTCTTTAACGACATCGCTAAAGAACTCTTTTCATTCTCCGATAATACAAGTAACTTTTCGGCAATGTTTGGTTCAAAACGCTTATTCTCCGGAGTGCAGCCGGCCTCAAAATTGCCTGCCTCAAAACCCAGAACTGCTTTTCAAAAAGCGCAAGATACTGTAAGAAAAGCTAAACCCCAATATGATGAGTTTTCACAGGAAACAGTTGAATTCAGAATGGGGCAAACTGTTGTGCACAAATCATACGGAAGAGGGAAAATACTTGGAATAAGTGGCTTTGGCGAGGATCTAAAGCTTACTGTGCTCTTCAATGATGGGTCACGGCGCAAACTGATGGCTAAGTTTGCTAATTTCCAGTAA